GCCGGCTCCTGCCCCTGCACCCTGCGCCGCAGCCAGGTAGTGAAGACCAACGGGGTCGCTCCCCTGGCCCAGGCCACTAACTTCAACATGGAAGTCAGCGATGTGGTCAACAGCGCAGGGCTGTACACCATCTCGGGAAACAGCGTTCTGGCACCGGGGACGGTGGCCAACGATACTCTGTACGGCTCCTACAAGGCCGCGCCCGTCTTCCGGGCTTATGACGCCAACGGCCTGGAGTGCGGCGCGGCGGGCGCGGGATGCGCGGCCCTGCCGCTGGACATCAACGCCAATCCCAACGACATTGCCGCGATCCGCAGCATTCGAATCAACATCAACGTCTTGGCGCCGCCCAGCGGGGTGGACCTCCAGACGCGCATGCGGCCCGCGCTCAGCATGACCGCTGCCGCACGCCTCAACAACTAGAGGGAGGGTTTTATGACAGGCCGGAGATCGAAGAAAGAGCGAGGTGTCGCGCTGCTGATTGCGCTCTTCGCGCTGCTGCTGCTTTCCGCCATCGCCTTCGCATTGATGTACATGGCGGACACCGAACAGTTCATCAACGACAACTACCGCGCCGGTCAGAAGGCCTACTACGCCGCGGTGGGCGGACTGCAGGATGTGCGCGAGCGCATGTTCAGCACAACGCCGCCCCACCAGATTGTGGGCCCGGCCGCCCTGCCCGGGGTCGCGGGCTCAATCCTCTACGTGCGCAATCCCCTGGCCGGGGAGGTCATTGACCCCACTCTCGCCTCCAATCGCTACTTCGACGACGAACTCTGTCATGAGAATTTCCCGGGACTGGCCTTGGCCAACCCGGGCGTCGGCATTCCCTGCACTGCCGGCCCGCCTGCCGGGCTCATCACCTATATAGCCAGCGACGCCCCCTTCACCAACACCGCGGCGGCCCTCGAATACAAGTGGGTGCGCATCACTCTCAAAGCCAACGGGACGACGGCTCCCTTCTACGCCAATGGCAGCGCCGCCGCGGGCACGTTGGCGGCGCAGGTCTGCTGGGACGGGACGAACGAGACCCTCGCCGGCGCTCCGGGCACGGCTTGCCCGGTTACCGTGAGGCCCGTTTTTATGATCACCTCGCTAGCGCGCACCGCGAGCGGGGCCCGCCGCATGGTGCAGCAGGAGATCGCG
The DNA window shown above is from Terriglobales bacterium and carries:
- a CDS encoding prepilin-type N-terminal cleavage/methylation domain-containing protein, translating into MKARRECRVRRQQGFSLIELLTVVVILMLVTGVVFQQIDMVQKRYRTEGVKLDLTQESREFLDQMVRDLHTAGYPNKRMYITALVTNNDNRNAVGLVQLTSTSLWFEGDVDGDGQVDSIQYQLRPNAGSCPCTLRRSQVVKTNGVAPLAQATNFNMEVSDVVNSAGLYTISGNSVLAPGTVANDTLYGSYKAAPVFRAYDANGLECGAAGAGCAALPLDINANPNDIAAIRSIRININVLAPPSGVDLQTRMRPALSMTAAARLNN